One Pelagicoccus enzymogenes DNA window includes the following coding sequences:
- a CDS encoding glutamate synthase subunit beta, with amino-acid sequence MGKPTGFLEQDRQNATDRDPILRLGDWNEVHEEMPENEIKAQAARCMDCGVPFCHAGDSQHFTGIAGCPVNNLIPEWNHLVYKGRWKDAFGRLMKTNNFPEFTGRVCPAPCESSCVLGINQKPVTIKHHEVSIIDRAFEMGWVEAKPPAKRTGKKVAVVGSGPAGLACADQLNQAGHTVVVYERADRPGGLLMYGIPNMKLEKDVVLRRIKLLEDEGIQFRCGVEIGKDITATRLKDDYDSVVICTGATKPRDLPVPGRELKGVHFAMEFLGANTKSLLDSKHADGNYISAKGKNVVVIGGGDTGTDCVGTSLRHECESVIQLEIMPRPSEERAPGNEWPQYARVLKVDYGQEEAIAKQGEDPRQYLVMTKEFLGDADGNLRALKTVEVEWKKNPEGRFIPAEVPGSEKEVPAQLALLAMGFLGPEQTIIEQLGVETDERSNAKAAYGKYATSVDGIFAAGDARRGQSLIVWAINEGRGAARAVDMHLMGETTLPL; translated from the coding sequence ATGGGAAAACCTACAGGATTTCTAGAACAAGACCGCCAGAACGCGACCGATCGTGACCCAATCCTTCGCCTCGGCGACTGGAACGAAGTGCACGAAGAAATGCCGGAAAACGAGATCAAGGCCCAGGCTGCTCGTTGTATGGATTGCGGTGTACCGTTTTGCCACGCAGGCGATTCGCAGCACTTCACCGGCATCGCTGGCTGCCCCGTCAACAACCTGATCCCCGAGTGGAATCACTTGGTGTACAAGGGCCGTTGGAAGGACGCTTTCGGGCGTCTCATGAAGACCAACAACTTCCCCGAGTTCACCGGCCGCGTTTGTCCGGCTCCGTGTGAAAGCTCGTGCGTGCTCGGCATCAACCAGAAGCCGGTCACCATCAAGCACCACGAAGTTTCCATTATCGACCGTGCTTTCGAAATGGGTTGGGTGGAAGCCAAGCCGCCAGCCAAGCGCACAGGCAAGAAGGTGGCCGTAGTTGGTTCCGGTCCTGCAGGCCTCGCTTGCGCTGACCAGCTGAACCAAGCGGGTCACACGGTTGTCGTTTACGAGCGTGCCGATCGTCCGGGCGGACTTCTCATGTACGGCATCCCGAACATGAAGCTCGAGAAGGACGTGGTCCTGCGCCGCATCAAGTTGCTGGAAGACGAAGGTATCCAATTCCGTTGCGGAGTGGAGATCGGCAAGGACATCACCGCGACTCGCCTGAAGGACGACTACGATTCCGTGGTCATCTGTACGGGCGCCACCAAGCCACGTGACCTTCCCGTTCCCGGCCGCGAGCTCAAGGGCGTTCACTTCGCCATGGAGTTCCTCGGAGCAAACACCAAGAGCTTGCTCGATTCCAAGCACGCCGACGGCAACTACATTTCCGCCAAGGGCAAGAACGTCGTCGTCATCGGCGGCGGTGACACCGGTACTGACTGTGTGGGTACGTCCCTACGCCACGAGTGCGAGAGCGTTATCCAGCTCGAAATCATGCCTCGCCCCAGCGAAGAACGCGCTCCTGGCAACGAGTGGCCGCAGTACGCACGCGTGCTCAAGGTCGACTACGGCCAAGAAGAAGCGATCGCCAAGCAAGGCGAAGATCCTCGCCAGTACTTGGTCATGACCAAGGAATTCCTCGGTGACGCAGACGGCAACCTCCGCGCTCTCAAGACGGTAGAAGTCGAGTGGAAGAAGAATCCAGAAGGACGCTTCATCCCGGCTGAAGTTCCCGGTAGCGAAAAGGAAGTGCCAGCTCAGCTCGCTCTTCTCGCCATGGGCTTCCTCGGACCAGAGCAAACCATCATCGAGCAGCTCGGCGTCGAAACCGACGAGCGCAGCAACGCCAAGGCAGCTTACGGCAAGTACGCCACCAGCGTCGACGGCATCTTCGCAGCGGGTGACGCCCGTCGCGGTCAGAGCCTCATCGTTTGGGCGATCAACGAAGGTCGCGGCGCGGCACGCGCGGTGGACATGCACCTCATGGGCGAAACCACGCTCCCGCTCTAA
- the gltB gene encoding glutamate synthase large subunit: MIDNQEEKKGLYCPELERDSCGIGFVANLKGRKSHDVIENALVMLTNMEHRGGTGYDVCCGDGAGLLIQVPHAFLKEDLAKRDISLPQAGDYGVGMIFFPKDEAKREECRELLNRNLETLGLEVICYREVPRDNSGLGQASLDTEPNVEQVFVAKPEDLDAEGFERKLYVARNYSIHLARETVSGIGDDFYIISMSARTITYKGQLTTAQVREYYLDLQNEKVVSALAMFHSRFSTNTFPAWRLAQPFRFLSHNGEINTVRGNINWMRAREVLLETSNFTKEELKMLHPICDSHMSDSANLDMVIELLVLSGRPLAHVMMMAIPEAWQKQEDMDPIKRAFYEYHSCIMEPWDGPASISFTDGNVIGATLDRNGLRPSRFLVTDDDMLVMGSETGSLKVDQSKVVRKGRLQPGKIFIADLAQGRIISDEEVKQDISSRQPYGEWLKDHKITLEELPEAEITVTPKSKYKLQNRQKAFGYTEEDLNLILAGMVGTAKEPLGSMGADNPLAVLSDKPQHLSNYFKQLFAQVTNPPIDPIREEMVMSLQSYIGGSVNLLSETPRHCHKIEIRQPVLSSEDLLKIKYIDHDHFQARAIDCTFPANGKEGALEHALERICRDAADAAIEGYQIIILSHRSIDSDHAPVPSLLATGAVHHHLIRKGLRADAEIVVEAGDVWETHHVATLVGYGAAAVNPYLALETLAALRDEGVVDATFDDETLYKRYCKAVNSGLLKIFSKMGISTLQSYQGAQIFEALGINKKVIDKYFAGTVSRIEGIGMDQIAAEALAKHRAGFPKDNDIFDEDELESGGSYAWRKDGERHLFNPTTIRLLQQATATNNVDVFREYARNIDDQSKEAYTLRGLMKFKSDRRSIPLDEVEPAEKIFKRFATGAMSFGSISWEAHTTLAIAMNRLGGKSNSGEGGEDPIRFTPEANGDSMRSAIKQVASGRFGVNSYYLTNADELQIKMAQGAKPGEGGQLPGHKVDAWIGKTRGSTPGVGLISPPPHHDIYSIEDLAQLIYDLKNANRDARINVKLVSEAGVGTIAAGVCKGYADVVLIAGYDGGTGASPLSSIKHAGLPWELGLAETHQTLVRNRLRSRIVVQTDGQLKTPRDLAIATLLGAEEWGSATAALIVEGCIMMRKCHLNTCPVGVATQNRELRSRYRGKVEHVVNFFTMMAEGLREIMAELGFRTVDEMVGQSQCLEFREDVDHWKYKNVDLSPILFKQEAYEGDSLYQTIEQKHLIHDIIDRKLIKDAAASLADCEPVKLSYEIVNTDRSVGAMLSNEISKIYKGDGLPEGTIDVKFHGSAGQSFGVFTAKGVRFELEGDSNDYFGKGLSGGTLVVYPDKAAPFKARENVIIGNVAFFGGTDGQAFIRGMAGERFCVRNSGVTAVVEGVGDHGCEYMTGGRAVILGETGRNFAAGMSGGVAYVLDRDGSFPAKCNMEMVRLGSVEKEEHKAELKGLVERHLKETDSDVARELLEDWDASLAKFVLVMPTDYERMLELMDKARATNKFDNEYDVAVEAFDMHLASMA, encoded by the coding sequence AGCCGGCGACTACGGCGTGGGCATGATTTTCTTCCCCAAGGACGAAGCGAAGCGCGAAGAGTGCCGCGAGCTGCTCAACCGCAACCTCGAAACCCTCGGCCTGGAGGTCATCTGCTACCGCGAGGTTCCTCGCGACAACTCCGGCCTCGGCCAGGCGTCCCTCGACACTGAGCCAAACGTGGAGCAAGTCTTCGTGGCCAAGCCCGAGGATCTCGACGCGGAAGGCTTCGAGCGCAAGCTGTACGTCGCTCGCAACTACTCGATCCACCTCGCTCGCGAAACCGTGAGCGGCATCGGCGACGACTTCTACATCATTTCGATGTCGGCTCGCACCATCACCTACAAGGGCCAGCTCACCACGGCTCAGGTGCGCGAGTACTACCTCGACCTGCAGAACGAGAAGGTGGTTTCCGCTTTGGCGATGTTCCACTCCCGCTTCTCGACCAACACTTTCCCGGCGTGGCGTTTGGCGCAGCCCTTCCGTTTTCTCTCCCACAACGGTGAGATCAACACGGTTCGCGGCAACATCAACTGGATGCGCGCTCGCGAAGTGCTGCTCGAGACCAGCAACTTCACCAAGGAGGAGCTCAAGATGCTCCACCCGATCTGCGACAGCCACATGTCCGACTCGGCCAACCTCGACATGGTGATCGAGCTGCTCGTGCTCAGCGGTCGTCCGCTCGCCCACGTCATGATGATGGCAATTCCAGAGGCGTGGCAGAAGCAAGAAGACATGGACCCCATCAAGCGTGCCTTCTACGAGTACCACTCCTGCATCATGGAGCCATGGGACGGTCCAGCCTCCATCTCTTTCACCGATGGCAACGTCATCGGCGCGACCCTCGACCGCAACGGTCTGCGTCCTTCCCGCTTCCTGGTTACCGACGACGACATGCTCGTCATGGGCTCCGAGACCGGCAGCTTGAAGGTCGACCAGTCCAAGGTCGTTCGCAAGGGACGCCTCCAGCCCGGCAAGATCTTTATCGCTGACCTCGCCCAAGGCCGCATCATTTCCGACGAAGAGGTCAAGCAGGACATCAGCTCCCGTCAGCCTTACGGCGAGTGGCTCAAGGATCACAAGATCACCCTTGAAGAGCTACCCGAGGCAGAGATTACGGTGACTCCCAAAAGCAAGTACAAGCTGCAAAACCGCCAGAAGGCCTTTGGCTACACCGAGGAAGATCTCAACCTCATTCTCGCCGGCATGGTGGGCACTGCCAAGGAACCGCTTGGCTCCATGGGTGCCGACAACCCGTTGGCTGTCCTTTCCGACAAGCCGCAGCACCTCTCCAACTACTTCAAGCAACTCTTCGCCCAGGTAACCAATCCTCCGATCGACCCGATCCGCGAAGAGATGGTCATGTCGCTGCAGAGCTACATCGGCGGTTCGGTCAATCTCCTCTCCGAGACGCCTCGCCATTGCCATAAGATCGAGATCCGCCAGCCCGTCCTCTCCAGCGAGGACCTGCTCAAGATCAAGTATATCGACCATGACCATTTTCAGGCTCGCGCTATCGACTGTACCTTCCCGGCCAACGGCAAGGAAGGCGCCCTCGAGCATGCCCTCGAACGCATTTGCCGCGATGCCGCGGACGCGGCCATCGAAGGCTATCAGATCATCATCCTTTCGCACCGCAGCATAGACAGCGACCACGCTCCCGTGCCTTCGCTGCTCGCGACCGGCGCCGTACACCACCACCTCATTCGCAAGGGTCTCCGCGCGGACGCGGAAATCGTGGTCGAAGCCGGTGACGTTTGGGAAACCCACCACGTTGCAACCCTCGTTGGTTACGGCGCGGCAGCGGTTAATCCTTACCTCGCCCTCGAAACCCTCGCCGCCCTGCGCGACGAAGGCGTAGTGGACGCGACATTCGACGACGAGACCCTCTACAAGCGTTACTGCAAGGCGGTGAACAGCGGTCTGCTCAAGATCTTCTCCAAGATGGGGATCTCGACCCTGCAGTCTTACCAAGGCGCCCAGATCTTCGAAGCGCTCGGCATCAACAAGAAGGTCATCGACAAGTACTTCGCCGGCACCGTTAGCCGTATCGAAGGTATCGGCATGGACCAAATCGCAGCGGAAGCGCTTGCCAAGCACCGCGCCGGTTTCCCGAAGGACAACGACATCTTCGACGAAGACGAGCTCGAGTCCGGCGGCAGCTACGCATGGCGTAAGGACGGAGAGCGTCACCTCTTCAACCCGACCACCATCCGCCTGCTCCAGCAAGCGACTGCGACCAACAACGTGGACGTCTTCCGCGAATACGCTCGCAACATCGACGACCAGTCCAAGGAAGCTTACACCTTGCGCGGCTTGATGAAGTTCAAGTCGGACCGCCGCAGCATCCCGCTCGACGAAGTCGAACCCGCAGAAAAGATCTTCAAGCGCTTCGCGACTGGAGCGATGTCCTTCGGATCGATCTCTTGGGAAGCGCACACCACGCTCGCGATCGCGATGAACCGTCTCGGCGGCAAGTCCAACTCCGGCGAAGGGGGCGAAGACCCAATCCGTTTCACGCCAGAGGCCAACGGCGACTCCATGCGTTCCGCTATCAAGCAGGTCGCTTCCGGACGTTTCGGCGTTAACTCCTACTACCTCACCAACGCGGACGAGCTGCAGATCAAGATGGCTCAGGGCGCGAAGCCAGGTGAAGGCGGTCAGCTGCCCGGCCACAAGGTCGACGCGTGGATCGGCAAGACGCGTGGCTCCACTCCAGGTGTGGGCCTCATTTCTCCACCGCCTCACCACGACATCTACTCGATCGAGGACTTGGCCCAGCTCATCTACGACTTGAAGAACGCCAACCGCGATGCGCGTATCAACGTGAAGCTCGTTTCCGAAGCGGGCGTTGGCACGATCGCTGCCGGTGTTTGCAAGGGATATGCGGACGTTGTATTGATCGCTGGATACGACGGTGGTACGGGCGCTTCGCCGCTCAGCTCCATCAAGCACGCTGGTCTTCCATGGGAACTCGGCCTTGCCGAAACCCACCAGACGCTCGTTCGCAACCGTCTCCGTAGCCGTATCGTCGTACAGACGGATGGTCAGCTCAAGACGCCTCGCGACTTGGCGATCGCTACGCTCCTCGGCGCGGAAGAATGGGGAAGCGCCACAGCGGCCCTCATCGTTGAAGGTTGTATCATGATGCGTAAGTGTCACTTGAATACATGTCCGGTCGGCGTTGCTACGCAGAACCGCGAGCTCCGCAGCCGTTACCGCGGCAAGGTTGAGCACGTTGTCAACTTCTTCACCATGATGGCTGAAGGTCTCCGCGAAATCATGGCTGAGCTCGGTTTCCGCACCGTTGACGAAATGGTCGGCCAGAGCCAGTGCCTCGAGTTCCGCGAAGACGTCGACCACTGGAAGTACAAGAACGTCGACCTCTCGCCGATCCTCTTCAAGCAGGAAGCCTACGAAGGCGACAGCTTGTACCAGACGATCGAGCAGAAGCACCTCATCCACGACATCATCGACCGCAAGCTCATCAAGGACGCGGCCGCTTCCTTGGCGGACTGCGAGCCGGTTAAGCTATCGTATGAGATTGTGAATACAGACCGTTCGGTGGGCGCCATGCTCTCCAACGAGATTTCCAAGATCTACAAGGGCGACGGTTTGCCGGAAGGCACCATCGACGTGAAGTTCCACGGCTCCGCTGGTCAGAGTTTCGGCGTATTCACCGCGAAGGGTGTTCGCTTCGAGCTTGAGGGCGACTCCAACGACTACTTCGGCAAGGGCCTCTCGGGCGGAACGCTGGTCGTCTACCCAGACAAGGCAGCTCCGTTCAAGGCGCGTGAAAACGTGATCATCGGTAACGTCGCTTTCTTCGGCGGTACGGATGGCCAAGCCTTCATCCGCGGTATGGCGGGCGAGCGCTTCTGCGTTCGTAACTCCGGCGTGACGGCGGTTGTGGAAGGCGTCGGCGATCACGGTTGTGAATACATGACCGGTGGCCGCGCGGTGATCCTCGGCGAAACGGGCCGTAACTTCGCAGCCGGTATGTCCGGCGGCGTGGCTTACGTTCTCGACCGCGACGGAAGCTTCCCAGCCAAGTGCAACATGGAGATGGTTCGCCTCGGCTCCGTCGAAAAGGAAGAGCACAAGGCGGAACTGAAGGGCCTCGTCGAGCGTCACCTCAAGGAAACCGATTCCGACGTAGCTCGCGAGCTGCTGGAAGATTGGGACGCCTCGCTGGCCAAGTTCGTTCTCGTGATGCCAACCGACTACGAGCGCATGCTCGAGCTCATGGACAAGGCCCGCGCCACGAACAAGTTCGATAACGAATACGACGTCGCGGTGGAAGCCTTCGACATGCACCTCGCCTCCATGGCATAA